One stretch of Amycolatopsis tolypomycina DNA includes these proteins:
- a CDS encoding alpha/beta hydrolase, with protein sequence MDGHGLASVIHRAATDPVLPGDVTARARDLGPLESPLIWLGFGSAAVAVLAFVVALWYRRRVRRWGFTAFGVLLLLAAVTALNSYVGYVRTSDDLARLLQRGPGVVNFAGRLLDDGKEAPEPSSSSASSPSAAHLGTVTAGQRIDVVTLADPAHGIPPGSNYVILPPGYDTDPGRRYPVVYLIHGYPFGGPRDWLTSGDAPGSLLALQQANVIAPMIVVSVDMTAGNPSTDWECLNVPGGPQLESYLAGTVVPAIDQRYRTLADRTHRALGGMSGGGFGALNIGLHHVDEFATLLIALPYDDLNDSVGILDGNQAAIAANTPRRYLPTMKFAAPISVMLTVGTGAPTDVATARRIADALHARGQEAVVHAERGFNHTWHTARATLPYLLAFADQTFRTPPAAS encoded by the coding sequence ATGGACGGGCACGGCCTGGCGAGCGTCATCCACCGGGCTGCGACCGACCCGGTGCTGCCGGGTGACGTCACCGCGCGCGCCCGCGACCTGGGCCCGCTCGAGTCACCGCTGATCTGGCTCGGGTTCGGCTCGGCCGCCGTCGCCGTCCTGGCCTTCGTGGTCGCGCTGTGGTACCGCCGCCGCGTCCGGCGCTGGGGCTTCACGGCGTTCGGCGTGCTCCTGCTGCTGGCGGCGGTCACCGCGCTGAACAGCTACGTCGGGTACGTCCGCACCTCCGACGACCTGGCCCGCCTCCTGCAGCGCGGCCCCGGCGTCGTCAACTTCGCCGGCCGCCTGCTCGACGACGGCAAGGAGGCGCCGGAGCCGTCGTCTTCCTCGGCCTCCTCGCCGTCCGCTGCGCATCTCGGCACGGTCACCGCCGGGCAGCGGATCGACGTCGTCACCCTCGCCGACCCGGCCCACGGGATTCCGCCGGGGAGCAACTACGTCATCCTGCCGCCCGGGTACGACACCGACCCGGGCCGCCGCTACCCGGTCGTCTACCTCATCCACGGCTACCCCTTCGGCGGTCCCCGGGACTGGCTCACCTCCGGCGACGCGCCGGGGTCGCTGCTCGCGCTGCAGCAGGCGAACGTGATCGCGCCGATGATCGTGGTCAGCGTCGACATGACCGCCGGCAACCCGAGCACGGACTGGGAGTGCCTGAACGTGCCCGGCGGCCCGCAGCTGGAGAGCTACCTGGCCGGGACCGTGGTGCCGGCGATCGACCAGCGGTACCGGACCCTGGCCGACCGCACCCACCGGGCGCTGGGCGGCATGTCGGGCGGGGGTTTCGGGGCGCTCAACATCGGGCTGCACCACGTCGACGAGTTCGCCACGCTGCTGATCGCCCTCCCGTACGACGACCTCAACGACTCGGTCGGGATCCTCGACGGCAACCAGGCGGCCATCGCGGCCAACACGCCGCGGCGGTACCTGCCGACGATGAAGTTCGCGGCGCCGATCTCGGTGATGCTGACGGTGGGGACCGGGGCGCCGACCGACGTCGCGACGGCCCGGCGGATCGCGGATGCGCTGCATGCTCGGGGGCAGGAGGCTGTCGTGCATGCCGAGCGG